Below is a genomic region from Augochlora pura isolate Apur16 chromosome 2, APUR_v2.2.1, whole genome shotgun sequence.
CTGGTTCGTCGTTATCATATTCACTGACAGTTTCAAATTCAAGTGACTGCTTCTTACGTAGCAAATCTTCATTTTGAACGTTACCCGCTTTAAAAAAGGATGGTGCATTTTATAAAGCAAATACGACGTGATAGTAGTCAAAACATTTATGGATTGCAAATATGCCAAAGGTATAGTTCCTAATGATGTAACtgattatcattaattttacagtttGTTTTCTCAACGTATGTGGCATGAAATTGTATGTACACGGCTTGTATATTAGTAATCATTTCGCGTAGCAAACATGTCTCAATGAAATTATCTGTTAATTTGGTTAAAATACATAGTACCACCAAtcaaatagaatagaaattattattttgaaagaagTACTTTTCATGAAAAAGACAAAGTTGCCAACATATGCCAaatgttcataaaataaaagtatagtaGACATcctgttaaaaatttctactTATACACAAATTCATGGTCTATTTGTGGTACATATGTTTGCATACGAATCGTGTCTAAATAATTTGCAGTATATTTAACATAAGATATTGTTACTACATAATACATGTATGTAGGATAAGTACATGCGCAAATAGAGATATGTTTATGAGGAATATTAATGATGTTTGGTAGATTATAGTTATCAAGTTTTAATTCCAAGCcaattcagaatatttttgtcGCATTTTTTCAACCGACATGGTTTTATTTGTGCTTTTTTTAATCCCTTTGTGCAGTCTTTTCCCGAACAATGACGCCATCGGACCTGTCGACCATTTCCGCAAGTTACACTACATATGCTCCACTTACCCCACTCATCCCATCGTTCATGatctataaaattttcgaacaaatttttgtacatGTAGATTTATCGGTAAGCTACATAACAACTAAGGACAAGTTGAATTTACATCTGAGATACATGTGACGAAAAAAAACATGCTAATCCTTCATACATgcgtacatacatacatgcatacaaATATAGTTAcatattcttcaatatttgtcGATTACATCATACACGTACATATTTCCttagtttcattttcgtttcttttcaaaGACTCGGCACTATTTTCATGGAATAAATCGTTGTTGATAGATTGTTCTTCTATACTTTTTGCTAAATAATTGAGCAACCTACGACCacaaatttttgatttttctaagGAACAGAAATGCTGTTGAGATCTCAAAATCGATGGGTcccttatatatttttgtagatttAATTCACTAATCTGCATACAATAggcttaattaaaatttacgtaaaattacattaaaattattgtgttatacgatgtttactgtattattaataatgaattactaactaacttttaattcaattccGCTATCCGAATTCTCTTGGAATGTAAAACCGAAACACTGAATCAtcgtaaatacatataataatcgCATAGCACGTGCTCTTAAATTCTTATGTAATTAAGAGCAACAGCGcgtgaacgaaaaaaaaatcagtTAAACTTCGATACGTGCGATAactaaattgaattctaattattgttaaactGAATGTAGCCGTGTTACAGTAACTGACTGATTTCATTGTATGCCGCATTTTCATGTGCATATTAGAATAGTTTAATTCTTCTGTACATATTCGTACATGCACATACCAgcatatatgttatattaattaatattgtgatCATATCGTTTCAACGCGCTGTGTTCCCCTAAATTTCGCGCTTCACATTTTCACGACCATCTAAAATCTATCATAGCACTTACGtttgatagaaaaatattttccacttATTGTATTCTCTCaaaataatatgttgtatttctttgatttataatttcaattttaattaacattatgtagattgtactaaattatttacagtctAAAAAACGCCTTATGTGCACGACCATTTGGTATTTGTCCTTGAAGCCTTAATCGCCTAACAGCTTCTCTTAAATGTTTTGGCAGTAATGGTCCTGCTTCTTGATGTGCTTCCATAACATCGAGAGCTGTGATTCGAAATACGGTTGCTAAATAAAAGCATATTCACTTGGTTAAAGGTTCTAGTCAAGAATCTGGGTTTTACCTTCTTCCACAATTTCTCCGACGAACACTTTTGCGATACCAGACATAGCTATAACTACGTTTTGCGAAACGGAACAACCCGTAATTGTTTgcataatctataataaaaatataaactgttAAGCAGACTTAATAATAAGCAAAACGTTAAATGAAACGTgaaatgcatataatatacattgtatatattcaaattaaccACATACTCTTTTTATTGCTGCTTTCGGAAAAGCGGCTCTCCTATACATTTCATATCTATCCAATTGATCCTCCGTGAAATTAGAAACCAATACCCTGTTAAGAAAACTGCATAGGTAGTTCCAGATTCGTGTAAGGAGTCCTGATTAACTTAATCATCTCAAATATCTCacttaatattcataatataacAAGAGGTCACATAAAGTTCATAGTATCATAGTCAATAATACATAAGTGATATATAGcatattcataattatagCATCATTGGCACACAAAGATAAATACATACTgcattttttctctctcctcttcttctaattcttttttacttttttctttgctttctcttctttctttaacatttattGGATTCGCATGTGGTAATACGATATCATTTCCAAATAGATCCTCTGTAGTTTGCTCCTCTTCTCTATTACCTTCAATTTCATGTTTAACAATATCTATTTGATCCTCCGCCATTGTGCCTAACAAATTAGAACTTGTTTCGTCCACATCTGACTGAGATTGAGAACTCATTGCATCAGATTCTACCTATAGCATTTGATAGCTCACAAAAACTGTTACTTAATATGTATACAATGTATCACAGATTTTGAACATACCTTAACATGCATATTATCTGCATCCATTGATTCTGTATCCTTGGATATAGAGTTTCGGAATGGACTGTCCTTTCCTTCCTTGTCATCTATGTCTATGTGTTCACTTTCATTCCCAGAATCTTCTTTCCCAAAAATGTTATCCATCGTGGAAGAAGTTATATACTTTCAAAgcttaaaatataagaattacTGAAAAATGGTGTTGTAGATTCAGGAGCAACTAGTGTGTACAAGCAAGCAAAAACGTTTAtagcattttaaaaagtttaccTACTTAAAACAACTATCTCAATTGTACCAAAAAGATAATATAGACTCAAGCAATGTCAACTCAAATATCAAAGAATCTCTGAttcattaatttgaaatatactATTCAGAAGTTGTTATTCAATTGTTCAATTGTTTGTTGAGAAAATAACTGAAACAAAAGCATTTAAAGAGTGAGTTTGTCAATATGCACTTAGTTTTTGATAATGTCTTGGGCAAACAATCGAATGTTACAAATATTCCAAGAAGTACACAAAATATactaatacattatttaaaaggtAAATTCTTTGGTTCCTTTGataaatttgtacaataactaaatatcgtttattttcttcatttctatatttccatATGTATTTTGTTGATTCctgaaattttgcaaacactgtaaacaaatattttgaacacCCCCTACTCTCactttttgttaaataaaacaacacgTGAGTAGTGaagtaattgataataaacggACATGcaaaatacatatgtatttatgtttctttccgaaagaaaattttgaacAGATTAAGAAGTAACCTTCGCATTTCTATGGTTCTTAATCGATAGAAGTAAACGATaaaacgtttgaaaaatatatgtacataattcAGAATTACATGTGCATGTGCATAGGATACCAAACtctctgttttaaaaaattgattgtttcattcgtttcagtcaattctgtttttcttttcgccaCAGAACATTCTTATAGAAACGAAACTCTGGCATTTTTGAGAATCAACTTGTAGTGTGCATAGTGCATGCGTCTGTAAGTAGGTAGTCACATTGTGAATGCACACGtgcatacatatatgcatgtaatatttatgtacgtacatatgtacattgtATAATTCCAGATCTGTATGCAGCCAATACGGCTGggtatataatttctaatcatATGAATCATGTATACACACACATgcgtatataaaatttgttttaaatatgtacatatatagaaACATTTAGTTATACGTGCTATATgatacaaataatttgatgAAGAATATTTGGTTCctaaaattgtgaatatttgttaaatattactttccaGATTCATTTTGCTTTCTTTAAGTTTTATGTACCACGCTTTACATGTaacatttccaatttttcgCAAGcaatcttttgtttcttttgaaTCAAATGGTTCGTATCAACTTGAAAGAAATGGCAACACTGTCTGTATATAGATTATAGATCACCAAGGTCACTCGAACGTCAAAAGTataatcaaaaatttcacCTCTACAAAACTACTCTACGGTTTCGGTGTAAATCTGTAAGCCGTAAGCGAGTCACCTATAATTGATGAATCGAATCTAATTTGAGAAAGAGGTCGACGCGCGGAGATACATCACGAATCAGGGATTGAGAACCTCTGATCCAACAAGTTAAAGGACCATGATCGAATCACGCTGGCAGCGTGGCGCCAACTAGCGGTCGAGTAAAATTTAGTCGACGGtgtcgcgacgccgcgacgtATTTGTCAATATCTCTTCGTTTTCGTGATTTTCACGGTTCATAAGTACTTTCGTTGGTCGAGAATCAACACGGAAACGGTCGTTGACGGTCCGAAGACGATATTGGTGTTGGTTGGCCATCGACGACAAGTTCAACGAGGAGTTTAACGACGCGAGTCCAGTGTCCCGATCAAAAAGTGTAGAGAGTTGTCGGCGCGAAAAACGGACATCGTGAACTGACCGGGACTCTCTCGGGACAATACATAGTTGGTGGCTGTTAGCTGTTAACTGTTAGCTGGTAGTTCGGTAGGTTGCTGGCTCGCCTGAGCGAGTCTATTGTTTGGCCTACCTTATTCGAGAGCCAACGGGGGTAGATAGTACAGTGAGTGAGTGCGACACAGTGAAATATCGTAAACGATCGGCCAAAGTGCTGATCGCTTTTAGCCGCGAGTTCTTTCTACAGATATCATCGAATACCGCGAGCCTACGAATGCAGCTTCAAGACGGAGCCGCGTATTAAGATGTGAGTACGGTGTGTGAGCCTTGGAACGTGCTTGGAACTCTTCGAGCCGAAGTTGTATGTAGCTGCCGTAACTGATGTGCGCGGCTATTCGATAGCCGTTCCGTTTCGGGATTTCACGGAAAATTATGCgaaggaggagggaggagaaggaaagaaagaaagggttTCCAGCGACGGTTCTTCGCCGAACATAATACCTTGACTGTCTCGTCTTCATAGACGGTACGAAGGACCATTGTTGTACTGTACATAAGACATTCTCATACGATCATTTACTCTGCGATCCTGGTAGTTGGTAGGTACGCGATGGACGCGCGCACGTCTCTTTCCACGCATACTGTCGCGTACCTACTTGCTTCATGTGTGTAGATACATTCTTGCATATGGATACATGTATACAGACATACCAGGCTAGGGTTTAGCAAATGATTTCATGTTGTAGTTGTATTTGTACATGGATTTTATAGAACGCACACTGAAAAACTACGAAATATCGTGACAGGATCACGCGCGAAACCGGTCTTGTTCCGATGAAACCGTTGTAACCGTTGAAACCGTTGAAACGGTCCGCCCTCCTCCCGCATTTCTCGTTTCTGCAAAATCCGTCAGTTCCGTAAAAGTTCTCCATCTTTGGTTATTAGTacactgcggatctttatgcggaAGAACCATTCCTTGAGTGGATTTCAAGAAACGGGGGTTGAATAGGAAAGCATGGATTCCATTTCAAATTAGAACAAGTTGAGAAAACTGTGGCGGTAATATTTGTGTTCGCGGTCGATACTCGTGTTcctcgtaaatgcataaaatctgcagtatACATTCTCGCGTGTAGTTATCAGTTCTCCAACAAAGGACATACGTTGAAACGTTATACGAGCGGTTACCCTGTAATCCTAATCCATCGATTAGAGTTTAATCCACATGATATCGACTTTTGACAGTCACTAATCGGTTGGTTCGTGCCCCTTGTCTCGGCTTCCGAAGTTTTCCGAcaattcgattattatttcgaatgcgtacaatttaatttcctttaggtggtaagaaatattttaggcATCAATCGATCATCGTTTTTATACGCGTATCATTTGGTACGTGGCTTATGATTCTAATGGGACAAGCTGCTTATTTATGATCATATACAGATGCGAATTCATTTCTATCGAACAAACTTTAATCCTTGTTCATTGTTCAATATCAAAATGGTTTGATGCGACATCGATTAGGactcgccgcgtcgcgatccGTCGCATCGTATCTATACGTTTTGATGGTTTTGTTTTGACGCGTCACCTTCactgattatttattaaatgcgcGTAGAAACATGTGCGTTTAGGAGTTTATACAAATAGCTGAAATTAACAAGATCAACATCTAATTTCTGATAACCGTCAGTCTGTTGGTTTAATTCATAAGAGAtctatatgtacatacattcTGCACAGCGTATCCAGATTTGTAAAAGCTAAAACGATAGAGTTTGTTTGTTaacattacaaatattaaagcgaatttgaataatatttgaatcaaTCCAGTCATTCAAAACGGTATTTTCCGTAGCGACGGTAACAGacactttgaaattattgggTAAAAAGTTGGACTTATCACGAAAcgtaatttctcaaaaatatacaaaagagGGTGATGCAAGAAAAACAGGTTTCCAGAAAGAAATTGCTTATCAGTTATTGAAATGAatcgatggaaaaataatagtCGTGTGTTGGCGTGTGCTTGCGTGCTTCGGGACTCGCAGAACGCGTGGAAAGGTAAAGAAAAGACGGTCGTTGGCCAAAGGAGAAACGACCGGGAGAATTCTTCTCGCTTGAGACGATCCGAGACCTGTTTTAGTACGAAGCTATGCTCTGTCAGATCTGCTCGTTCACTCTACCAACGATTTCTAGATCGTAGAATCGTCGGGTCTTGTCGCGTTGTGTCGGCGTGTCGCACATCGGGAAAAAGAAGTCGTATGAGGCCTTTGCTGATATGATTCCTTCCGTATTCCTTATCCTGGTCTCTGTTTCTTATTCTTAATAGCAAAAGTGTTACCGTGTTATGATTTCTATAACCTGACAATTATCGGCGAACCAATGAGTTCGTCATAAATCAGCCACGAAGGAAAATTGACGCGCGAAAGTCAAATTGATATATGGAATATGCGTTTATTGCACAGAAGAGTTCGTGTGGGAGGCCGATGTACCGTTAGGCCATTGACGCGACATCCTCTTTTCCGTTTTGCGGAGAGGATTACGCGGGAACGCGTCAAGCGTTGCTACGGCACGGCGTGGCGTTTACCTCGTTTCCAAATAGAATAGCTGATCGGCCGTGAGAcgttatttttcaaagataGACTACTAAATAGTAAATACGTATCTACGAGTACGATCGTGATAGGAAATCGAATATCTTGTCGAGTCTCGTGCCAGTAGTAGCAACGATTTACATGAGTACGAATGCGAATACGAATGCGAATAGGAGCCCATTCCTTTCTCATTGTACCCGCTGCTTCGGGTCCTTGACTCTGCCACTGCTCGTAAGTGAGGCGAAACTTTACGTAAGCACTTTCTATCCGCGAGACTCTGAACACACTGAACAGTGATTGGTGAAAAGCACAGTCTTGCGGCAAACCACAAACGTTTGCCAATATAACTAGCCAAGGAATTTCTTTGATACGATTGCCTGTCCAAGTTCGATTCCTGTCGCGAGCTTGTTCAATTCAAACTTTCGGTATGCCTCCATATCTTTCGCATAATAGAATCCAGGTattcatacattattataaaaacattatacGAGGAcgaactattttatttatgtagcATAAACCATTCAGATGTCCTTCCAATTTTCATCACCAGCACTTCCGTGTCCCTTTATTGGTTTCCAAGATTAGTCTTTTGAAATGTGGATTTCATCTCCTTAAACGTGAAAACGAGAGTAACTTTCGGGTCGATACGTGTGTCGATCATTTCGTCTGTTCCGTAGACCCGAGTCGAGTTTTGTTGCTTTTTGTTAGTAACAGTTGCCAGTAGTTATCATTGTACATATGAGTGTGTTGGAATGACAGTGGCGCAAGTTAGATTTTCCTCATTATGAGACACAAGGAATGTTATCATTTagtaatcaaatttattgttacaataacttaaagttaagttaatttataataacgttataatttatttcacttgtcgTTTTAATATTGTGGCACGTTTAGATTAGATTTTAAGACCTAAGTCAAAGTTATCGCAAATGTGACTCACGCCACTTTGATTCTAACTCACTCATATGTATTTTGCGTCGTACGGTTTTGATGCGACTAGTACGAACAATGCGAACAGTGCAAATACACAGTGCGAATGACGAGTACAATCtacaatgtttctttttacGCAGGTGCGAAGAGGCTACAGAAGTGGAGACGCATCATCAGCAAACAGCGGCAACAACGATGGGCGTCGCCGAGGACGAGACGCCATCCTCTTTGACTTCTCATCCCAACCCTAACGTTAACAATCCAAATCAAGAAGGTACGTGACCGACTCGTTTGCATTTCTCTAAAAATCAAGGTATACTCGTGTActagtatagtaatatattggGTTGTCTCCAACGAGTCTTTCCATATTATTTGAGGTTCttgataaaagttaatattgtcAGGCAGGTGAAACATATAGGAGTACTTGTGCAAATGGAGCGATCGTTCTGATTTTATTGAACGTTTTATCATTTCCACCATTTCCACTAATAAGTTTTCACCGATTTTTCCATGCCCATCCGCCgaatgtttgtttaaaaactaTTCCGAACTCGGACTGCGCAAGTTAATCGAAAAAAACGAACTTTTCGAACAATCTAGTCCACCCGAACCTCCTTTTACACGATTAAAGCGTAACGAGTAAAACAAAATTGCGTAGAAAAAGTCATGCCAATACTGATTAACACAAATATATCAAACTTGTTTTAAGGGACGAAAACTAACAAGAAGTAACTCGAAACAGAAATTCATTCACTacagcattttatttaattattgcagtACATAATGGTTTACGTTATTATCGGATAAATTTAGTATGTagaataaatgcaataaagtactgaaaaaaattaatcgtgTAGTTGTGAATAAGTCGTTTTAAAATTGTCCTACAATTGCGAGTAAATCGTTTTAAAAGTATTGtgtaattttgaataaatcgttttttaaaagaaatgtgcaactctaaataaattatattaatataaatcgtgTGTGGTTCAAAAATCATGGAAAAGGAGTGTCAGGTGTGACTGGAACTGAGCGAAGCCAAAGCGTGTAAATACCTTGCCGCTGTACTATTGAGTAATTGAATCCGCGATGTAATCGGTCCAAGCGTAGGTTGACCGAAACCACTGAAAAGTCGTAGTTGGAACATATGTACATACGCGCAGTCATACACAGCTGACCACGAGAATTTTTGTTCAACGGCttgaaaagaaattcaaagGTCTCTCGACGGTGGTGGAATTACAGAAAACACGGGGTACCAATAGCGCGATGAGTTATCTTCTCGGCgcagttttgttatttttacgtaGTTAACCGTAACCACGCGATAAACGTCGTTCCCtgatttatttccattttctaggGTTCTACGATTGTTGCAATTCCTTTTGTCAAATGAGATTTCAAACATTTCGATCGGTTTAAACTACTTATATGCTGGCTTACAGGAAGTAAATAGTTGTGAAGAAGATATCTAGCGAACACAGCACGGTGCACAAATTGTCTAAAGACAGGAACCATTGTTTTCGTGACTCGCGTGGAAGAAATGGAGAGTGCCGCGTAAAGGTTCCGCCCATATCTTTCCTACAATAGACGGAAGTTACTTTCCGACTGTTTCCGGTATCAAAGTTTTCCTCGACGAATCTTTCTTgtcgttcgttcgtttcctGATGAAACTCTTCCAACTTTTCCAACAATTCTGCCACTGGCGTCCTTGCACAATTTACGTGTGGATGCATCTCTTAGTCATGAGTaaactgtgaatttttatgcaatataaaaattgcctgcatTCATTGTAAGCAGCAAAAACCCAATAGGAAGTTTTGGTATCTTCTTGCCATTTTAAATCGCACATGctcaattttgtcataaatgcataaaatccgcagtctaatcacGAGCTTTTGAGTTATCGAGTTTTTAAGTCGTTTATCAAAGCTCGAATAACAGTAGTAGGTACAATGATAAATCTTACTCATAAATTTGGTTCACAATAAGTAGACTGCAGGgttgtatgcaaaataaaaattgtctgcactagttccaaaaaaatataaaccaaATAGTAAATGGATTCTTCTTTTAATCACTTTGATAAATTAACATTGACACTTTttgattcttttaataatccttttattttaaattggagCCATCTAACttcgtcataaatgcataaatcaGCAGTCCAGCAATAAGTATAAGTACGTGATCGTTTGTTTTAAGAGGTCGATGTAGAgattttatttgcaacataTCTTAGGGTTTCGAAACACTGAACGGGGTAGATGCGTATTATCAATCGAGCTCGTTCACCTGCTGCTGGTGGTGCTGTCGTCCGTTGGTAACGTAGATACCTTTGGAAGGTGATCGACGAAGCATCCGAGTTGGAAAGGTGGACGCTTTCGCAGTTAATCGTAATACTAATAGCAATCGTAATTGCAACCGCAATCGCGCCTAGTCTGTGGAACCCAGTATTGTTGGATTCGTTATAGCAACTACTTTTACAGCCACTTTTGCAGTTTCGCGTACACCTCCCTAGCTTGTTAACGTTATTAGAGTGGAAATCCTGTTCGGATGTATCTACGCGACCGCTCTAACGATTCCCTGTTTCCTCGAAAACTACTCTTCCGAGACACTGGCAATCAGAGACTAGTCTAGACTAGATTGAAATCGGTAACAGCGTCTGTTGCATTCGTATTCGTAGTCAGAGAAGATGAGAGATGTCGACATCGATATCGATGGCGATGCCTATGGTGTCTTCTAATGTGTTATCATGGAGAAACTATAGCGTCAGTATCCTATGGGACACATTGTACACTGTGGGCTATTTCGCGATAAATAGCCACATTCTTGGTGAATATAATTggagttttaaaaaattttcgaaacacatagaattgttattttcaatacttAGAAACGAACTTGGCGGTAGAAGTCATATTGACAATCGAcgattatcaaaattatcaaGTTTAATTCTCGCGCATAATTTGGCTACAATTATGTTGTcaaatatcgaatttaatttggtAATTGAAATTTGCGATCAACCTTTTCAGAAAGATAGACCAATTTTCCgagatttcatttctttacGAAACAAATTCCGTTCGGTTTGTGAGAGCAACGCGTATGTTGCGTCGAAGAAACTCGTTCGGTTTTGTGCATTATTATCATTCTGTATTATGtcgtaaaaaattgtataccgGTGAAAAATGAAACCATCTACGTACATCGCCAGCGATGGCGCGTTCGGCTTTGTAAAAGCGAAGCTGATCGGTTTGACTTCCGAGTGATTCGTGGCGATACGTATTGTTGGTCGGT
It encodes:
- the Taf11 gene encoding TATA-box binding protein associated factor 11, yielding MDNIFGKEDSGNESEHIDIDDKEGKDSPFRNSISKDTESMDADNMHVKVESDAMSSQSQSDVDETSSNLLGTMAEDQIDIVKHEIEGNREEEQTTEDLFGNDIVLPHANPINVKERRESKEKSKKELEEEEREKMQVLVSNFTEDQLDRYEMYRRAAFPKAAIKRIMQTITGCSVSQNVVIAMSGIAKVFVGEIVEEALDVMEAHQEAGPLLPKHLREAVRRLRLQGQIPNGRAHKAFFRL